Within Vicia villosa cultivar HV-30 ecotype Madison, WI linkage group LG1, Vvil1.0, whole genome shotgun sequence, the genomic segment TAGGTATTTTGATAATGGATAATTTTGACTTTAGAAAATTAAATCTATCTTCtactagaggtttggtgaaaatATCTGCTAATTGATTGTTTGTATCTACAAAAATGAGTTCTATGTTTTCTTTCTGAACGTGATCTcttataaaatgatgttttatttcaatgtgtttagatCTCGAGTGTTGAATAGGATTTTTTGACAAGTTTATAGCACtggtattatcacaaaaaattgaTACCTTGGAGTATTGAAGTGAGTAGTCTTCCAATTGATTTTTTATCCATAAAATTTGTGAGCAGCAATTTGCAGCAGACACGTATTCTGCTtcagttgttgatagagcaattgtATTTTTCTTTCTGCAAGACCATGTAATAAGAGCTTGTCCTAGAAATTGACAGGCTCCACTTgtactttttctttctattttatctccagcataatcagcatcacagtaaGCTATTAAGTTGATGTGATTTCCTTTTTCATACCATAGACCAATGTCAGTGGTACCAACGAGATATCGAAAAATGCGTTTGACAGCAGTCAAGTGTGATTCCTTAAGGTCAGTTTGAAAACGTGCACAAAGACCTATTGAAAAGACAATGTCAGGTCTACTGGCAGTTAAATATAAtaatgaaccaatcatacctcgatattcTTTTTCTGATACAGATAGTCCTTGTTCATCTTTATCAAGATTTGAAAAGGGATGCATAGGTGTTACCATAATTTTTGCTTCATTCattccaaatttttttaataaatctttaatgtatttttcttgacatatgaaaatgccatttttgagttgttttatttgtaaacccagaaagaagttgagttcagccatcatactcatttcaaattcactttgcatcagttttgaaaaatcatcacacattttttcatttgttgatccaaatatgatgtcatcaacataaacttgAACTATTAGTAAGtcatttttgtatgattttttgaaaagagttGTATCAATTTTTCCTCTgagaaaatcatttttaatgagaaaaatactaagtctttcataccaagctctaggagcttgtttaagaccatatAATGCTTTTGTTAGTTTAAAAACGTGATTAGGATGAGAATGTTTTTCAAAGCCAGGTGGTTGATGAACATATACTTCCTCGTTTAGGAacccatttaaaaaggcactttttacatccatttgaaaaagtttaatatttttatgagCAGCATATGCTAAAAGAattcgaatagcttctaaccttgccacgGGTGCATATGTTTCATCATAATCTATACCTTCTTGTTGATTATAACCTTGAGCTACgagtctagctttgtttctgattacttttccattttcatcaagtttatTTCTGAACACCCATCTTGTACCAATAATAGTTTTATCTTGAGGGTAAGGAACCAGTTTCCAAACTTGGCTTTTCTCAAACTGAGATAATTCTTCTGTCATGGCTTCCATCCAAGATTCATCTTTTAATGCTTCATTGATATTCTTTGGTTCTACCTGAGATATCATTGCCATGTTATTAGAGTTATCTTTAAAGAAATTTCTAGTTCTTACCTGATCAGAGGTGTCTCCTATTATTTGTTCATGAGGATGATCAGTTACACTTTTCCATCCTTTCGGAGGATTTGCTGTAGGTTGTTCAGAGTTGTTTTTAGCTTCTTGGATAATGTTCATAGTGTTGCTCGTATCTGTTGATTGAGTGTTAGGAATTGCTTCTAACTCGGTTACTTCATCCTCGTGAGATTTTTCCAAAGCTGCAACATTTAGTTCATCAAACATAACATGCATGCTTTCTTCTACACATTGATTTTTCAAATTGTAAATTCGGTAACCTTTTGATGTTGAGGAataaccaagaaagatgcctttgtcagattttgaatcaaattttcctAGAGGAACTTTGTTGTTAAGAATATAGCAATAGCATCCaaagatatgaaaatatgaaatatttggagttctatttttccatagttcataaggagttttcttcaaaattttccttATGGTTACTCTATTTAAAACATAGCAAGAAGTATTGATAGCTTcagcccaaaaatatttttcaacatttgattcatttatcatagttctagccatttcttgtaaagttctatttttcctttctacaacaccattttgttgaggtgttcttggacaggagaaattgtgagatataccattttcatcaaagaaggttttaaaggaaatattttcaaattctcctccatgatcacttcttacagCAACAATATTTGAGTTTCTTTCATTTTGAACTTTTTTGCAAAAGATTTTGAATGCTTCAAAAGAGTCatctttattttttaagaaaagtacCCATGTGTACCTTGagaaatcatcaacaatgacaaagcCATATCTTTTCCCACTTAGACTTGAAGTTTTTACAGGAccaaacaaatcaatatgaaGGAGTTCCAAAGGTTTGTGTGTTGACACaatattttttgaatgaaaactACTTTTAACCTGTTTGCCTTTTATGCAAGCTTCACAAATTGAGTCTTTTTCAAAATTAAGTTTGGGAAGACCTCTAACAAGATCTAATTTTGAAAGTGTTGAAATATTTTTCATACTTGTATGACCACATCTTCTGTGCCATAGCCATTTATCCTTTTCCTTAGATAAAAagcaagattcagatgaaagatcaTCTAAATAAAATGTATAAAGATTTTTGTGCCTTTTTCCTAGAAAAAGAATTTTGTCAGAAGATGGGATTTTTACAATACATGAATTTTGATTAAAACTAACTTCATAGCCATCATCACATAATTGACTAATGCTAAGAAGGTTGTGTTTTAATCCTTCCACGTATTGCACATTGTTTATAAAGATATTACCTTTTTTACCTATGGAACCAATACctttgatttttgctttatcattgTTTCCAAAGGTTACAGTTCCTCCTTCTTTATTTTTGAAAGAGACAAAACTTTCCCTATCTCCAGTCTTATGTCTTGAGCAGCCACTGTCCAAGTACCAAGGCTTTTTCTTGAGAATCAGAAGACATTCCTGCATTATGCGTTAGTAGCCTTTTAGGTACCCATATTTCTTTGGGTCCTTTGTTGTTAGAAATATGATCTTTTGATATAGTggttttctttttgaaataacAATGTTTTTCAAGATGATTTGTTTTCTtgcaataacaacattttggtttggtaatatttttctcttttaaaatatttttttcttttatttggattttagttctatttttatttggaagGAAAAAATTTTCATAGATCATTTGATTTTCAGATTGTTTAAATCCTAAGCCAGCTTTATCAAAGACCCCTGATTGAGAtcccattattttttgaaatgtttCAATAGATTTTACAAAGGAGGTTATATCTTTAGTAAGAGTATCTACTTGATTTTCAAGATTTTCAATTTTATCTTGATTGTTAAGAGGTTTGATTTTTTCATTAATAACTTTCTGATGTAATGACAAACAAGAATATGCCTTTTGTAACTCCTTAATGGTTTCTAAATGTTTTAGGTTGGATTTTATTAGATCTTCTTTTTCAGTTTTAAGAGTGTGAATCTGTTCTTTTTGAGAGAAACATTTCTGAGTTTAGATGTTTGAATCTTCTAATAAATTGTCGAATAGAATTCCTATTTCTTTGCAGGTATAACAATAGTTTAGTGTATTTACCTCTTCAGAGTCGGAGTTAGTCATCAGGCATAAGTTGGCTTCCTCATCTTCGGCTTCGGAGTTAGAGTTCTCTGAGTCATCCCATTGTGTAAGCATGGATTTTTTAGATGAGAAGTTCCTATGAGTTTTGAGTGGACATTCTGTTTTGAAGTGTCCAAGTTTGTTGCATCCATAGCATGTAATCTTGCTTTTATCAATCTCAGGTTTTTGGTATTCTTTCCTGGGTTGAAATGATTTTCTgttttgatttctttttaaaatcatttGTTGAATTCTTCTAGAGATTAAAGCCAAATCATTTTCATCCTCAGATAGAAATCCGGTATCTTCTTCAGTTGTTCCTTGTGAGGTGGTGATTTTAGATGCAGAATTTTGAGAGGTTTTAAGAGCTATCATTTTACCTTTTCTTTGTGGTTTATCTTCATTGAGGATACCTTCATGAGCACGAAGAGATCCTATAAGTTCTTCAACTTGTAGAATCTTTAGATCTTTTGCTTGTGATATAGCTGTTACCATAGGTCTCCAAATTTTTGGGAGACATCTTAGAATTTTTCTGATTCTTTCATGAGCAGTATAAGCTTTACCAAGTGATCTAAGTTCATTGACAATTATAGTGAATCTGGAGAACATTTCATCTATGGTTTCTTCTTCCTTCATTTCGAAGGTTTCAAATTTCCTGACTCCTAGATCAATTCTTTCTTCTTTAACATGATTCGTTCCTTCATGATGTATTTTGAGAGCATCCCAGATTTCTTTGGCAGTTGTGCATTCCTCTATCCGGTCATATTCTTCCCTGCTAAGAGCACATGATAATATAAATTGAGCTTTAGAGTTTAGTAGTACCTTGTCGTTTTCTTCTTTTGTCCATTGTGACTGAGTTTTTGGAACTGACGCAACTGTGTCTGTTGCAGTAGTCATTGGTGTGTAGTTGCCATTTTCAACCACATACCACATGTTGTTATCTTGAGATAGTAGAAACAATCTCATCTACCTTTCCAGTAGTAGTAGTCAGAACCATTAAAGTAAGGAGGCCTGTGTGAAGATCCTCCTTCAGCTATAAACTTTGTATCAGTCATTTCCTGTTTGATCGATtaactctaacacggttaagtgttctgTATATTCAGAGCCcgtagctctgataccaattgatgtAATAAGGTACGACACAAcaaggggggttggattgtgtcccttttaaaatttatctAAGTATTTAAAATGTTGCCTTtaataagaagaaaaagattaGTAATAACTTTAGAGGTTTTAAGTAATTAGTGTTAATGTGTGTGATAAAGTATAGTTGTGAATAATATGAATAAAAGACaataaataaagaacacaagaaaacttatcctggttcaccaacttggttagtccagtccccacaccctgtgagattatcctttattGAATACTTCTTACAATAGcctttttcttctatgtattcttagcctcaccaggcttacacttctgaatgatatagcttacagatagcttacaagatgattggtttgtatatctATGATATACTTTGTGATTTTATGAGGTTTACAATAAACTCCTAAATACTctccatatggcagtgagtattTTAAATATAGAATGTATGactctaatatattttttatcacttgtatGGTAGTGAGAGCTAAAGATAATATATAGAGAGTATGATTGCTTTGTGAATAAAGACTTTGGTTTTCTTTGTATGGTTGTGGATATTTTCGGTGCATGAGAATGAAGCATAAGTCTTGTTTTTATAGAGCAAAGCAAAGTGAGAAGGAAGTGCCGAGAGTTTCATTTGAGAAGTGCTGGTAGCTTTATCTTTGTATGACTTGGTCTTGGCTTGACTTGGTCTTGGTATTGCTGACATTCTGCAAGTTCTGACATTTGATCATTTCCACAAAGACTTATTCTTGGCACAGTAAATCTggaggagtaactctgggacgagtaactctggaacGAGTAACTCTGGGATGAGTAACtttgggacgagtaactctgggacgagtaactctgggaccgtGATTCTtgagagtaactctggggccataattctgaagagtaactctggggccataattctggagagtaactctggggccataattctggagagtaactctgggactgtcattctgaagagtaactctgggaccataattctgaAGAGTGACTTATTGAACTTCTGAGAATCCATAAGTTCTTAAAGCTTTGTTCTTTGTCAGCACaatcttgaatcatcattttaactctttgtttgatagagaccataaattatttagatgattaattgatgaaatcactttggagtttctttagataaaatagtttgtaatattcaaaacattaacaGAATATGTTTCAACAGGTTTGACAGGTTCTCTGCCGATACGCATGTTGCAAGCCTCCAAGATCCTTGAAATGATTCTAGCATAAGGAAGGCCAGAGGTGAGGGACCTTTGATAATCCATGTGATAGAGAAATACATATGCCCAATTCACCTTGATACGGTTTTTGATTGCGAACAACAGTTGCATCTCAGTGTCACCAATTTGAGATTGATTGGAACTTTTTGGAACAAGAACGTATGCGAGAAAATAGTGAAGCATACGATCACTAATACAAAGTTATTTGCTAGGTAGGATCATTCTTTGAGATGTGGCGAGCTGAGCACGTCGAGCATAAAACTTTGCCTGAGTGATGCGAGAGATGctgaaaaaataatccattttggtATAGTTTTCAAGAGCCGGAGTATTTGGCGTATAACCCGGTAAAATTCTTTCCCCAGCAGAAGGAATATCTAGACAGGTTCCTAATTCTTCTAATGTCAACCTAAGCTTAGTGTCATTAACCTTAGATGTTAGGATCAACCAAGTTCAATACGACAGTGAGCATAAAATTCTTTTACCGCGTCCGGGTAAATTGGACCGGAATCAGCTACGAGGTCAGCAAACCCCTGATATTGGAGAGGTTCTGGAAATCGAAAACTTTGAGATTGAAAGGTTATTAGATTACCACATTTTGGCTCAATTAGAGGGCGCTGTCGGAACTTTGCGAGCAACCTTCTTTGTTTCAGAGTGAGTTTTTTAGGGGCTGGAAGTTCCTCAGAGAGTTCAACAACCTTTTCCTTTTCTCTAGCTCTCTTGGATGATGCCATGGATGAAGCTTTGTGAAGTTATGGTTTAGAAAAATTATTTTCAGAATTGGGGTGGATGAGACCAAAGAAGTGATTTTTGAAGAAGTGCTTATGTGGGTTTTGGAATATATAGAAGATTGATGATTGTGATATTTTAATGAGATTTTGTTGGTAAGTGGAG encodes:
- the LOC131659453 gene encoding uncharacterized protein LOC131659453 yields the protein MTDTKFIAEGGSSHRPPYFNDNNMWYVVENGNYTPMTTATDTVASVPKTQSQWTKEENDKVLLNSKAQFILSCALSREEYDRIEECTTAKEIWDALKIHHEGTNHVKEERIDLGVRKFETFEMKEEETIDEMFSRFTIIVNELRSLGKAYTAHERIRKILRCLPKIWRPMVTAISQAKDLKILQVEELIGSLRAHEGILNEDKPQRKGKMIALKTSQNSASKITTSQGTTEEDTGFLSEDENDLALISRRIQQMILKRNQNRKSFQPRKEYQKPEIDKSKITCYGCNKLGHFKTECPLKTHRNFSSKKSMLTQWDDSENSNSEAEDEEANLCLMTNSDSEEVNTLNYCYTCKEIGILFDNLLEDSNI